A window of Haloarcula sp. H-GB4 contains these coding sequences:
- a CDS encoding translation initiation factor IF-2 subunit gamma: protein MTSNKQPEVNIGLVGHVDHGKTTLVQALSGEWTDQHSEEMKRGISIRLGYADATFRRCPEAEEPEAFTVDEHCDDHDVDTDHLRTVSFVDAPGHETLMATMLSGAAIMDGAVLVISATEPVPQAQTEEHLSALDIIGIDNIVIAQNKVDLVDEERAMQNYEQIQEFVEGTVAEGAPVVPISAGQEANIDLLIEAVQSEIPTPERDPDEDARMMVARSFDINRPGTTWDDLMGGVLGGSLVGGQLDVDDEIELRPGREVEEGGKTEWQPVTTTVRSLQSGGDFVDTVTPGGLLGVGTGLDPAITKGDALAGQVAGPPGSLPPVHETFTMDVDLLERIVGDDGGEVDEISTGEPLMLTIGTATTVGSVTSARDDECEVALKRPVCAASGSKIAINRRVGARWRLIGVGTLR, encoded by the coding sequence ATGACATCGAACAAACAACCGGAGGTGAACATCGGACTCGTTGGGCACGTCGACCACGGAAAGACGACGCTCGTACAGGCGCTGTCCGGCGAATGGACCGACCAGCACTCCGAGGAGATGAAGCGCGGTATCTCTATCCGACTCGGCTACGCCGACGCGACGTTCCGTCGCTGCCCGGAGGCCGAGGAGCCGGAGGCCTTTACCGTCGACGAGCACTGCGACGACCACGACGTCGACACCGACCACCTCCGGACGGTGTCGTTCGTGGACGCGCCCGGACACGAGACGCTGATGGCCACCATGCTGTCCGGCGCGGCCATCATGGACGGGGCCGTTCTCGTCATCTCGGCGACCGAGCCTGTCCCGCAGGCCCAGACCGAGGAACACCTGAGCGCGCTCGATATCATCGGTATTGACAACATCGTCATCGCCCAGAACAAGGTCGACCTCGTCGACGAGGAGCGGGCAATGCAGAACTACGAGCAGATTCAGGAGTTCGTCGAAGGGACCGTCGCCGAAGGCGCACCGGTTGTCCCCATCAGCGCAGGTCAGGAGGCCAACATCGACCTGCTCATTGAGGCTGTCCAGTCCGAGATTCCGACGCCGGAACGGGACCCCGACGAGGACGCCCGCATGATGGTCGCACGCTCGTTCGACATCAACCGTCCCGGCACGACCTGGGACGACCTGATGGGCGGCGTGCTCGGCGGCTCGCTCGTTGGCGGCCAACTGGACGTTGACGACGAGATCGAACTCCGCCCTGGCCGTGAGGTCGAGGAAGGCGGCAAGACGGAGTGGCAGCCCGTGACGACGACGGTCCGCTCGCTCCAGTCCGGCGGCGACTTCGTGGACACGGTTACGCCGGGTGGCCTGCTCGGCGTCGGGACTGGGCTCGACCCCGCTATCACGAAAGGCGACGCGCTCGCCGGCCAGGTCGCCGGGCCGCCCGGTAGCCTCCCGCCGGTCCACGAGACGTTCACGATGGACGTGGACCTGCTGGAACGCATCGTCGGCGACGACGGCGGCGAGGTCGACGAAATCTCGACCGGTGAACCGCTCATGCTGACTATCGGCACCGCCACCACGGTTGGGTCGGTCACGAGCGCGCGCGACGACGAATGTGAAGTCGCGCTCAAGCGCCCGGTCTGTGCGGCCTCGGGCTCGAAGATCGCCATCAACCGCCGTGTCGGCGCTCGATGGCGGCTCATCGGTGTCGGCACGCTGCGGTGA